In Brassica napus cultivar Da-Ae chromosome A3, Da-Ae, whole genome shotgun sequence, the sequence gactttttccTTCTAGTGccatttttgagacataaacttcaaaaagtGATATTATTGATAATTGCCCTACATTTAATCTATTTTGATTAATCTAATCTAATTAACCGTGCGGCGTCCATTGAGTCCCAAAGGACCCAAACCAACGAAACTATTCTCGTTTCTCAGAAGTGTTCAATGCTTGGGTCAATATTGGTTATTGCGTATGTAAATTGTTTGCAAATTTGATAACTCATAAATATTATCGCGTGCTTCTCTCTAATGGGCTTTTGTCGATGATGGCTGTTCTGTTTGGTCTGAAATGATCTTGAGAGCTTTCAGTTGTTCATTAACACACACTTATAAACtgaaaccgaacaaaccaaatcCACAATTttgagttttcattttctttcagTCTCTAAGGGAAATGGAGGATGTAATTTTACAACAGCAAGCAAACAAACAAAGGTCCTTTGAAAATAAGAGAAATACAATGGAGGATAAAGTGGTTTCAggttcttatcttttttttttttttgcttggagAAGACCAACCAGAGCTTTTTGTTAGATACAGCTAGGGAAAAAGGTTTGACCAACATATCCACCGGTCATGGCCTTGCGGACATTGGTCTCAAACAGCTTTGGTTCCTGTGTGAACACAGAACATTCAGTTTAAGAGAATCAAATAATAACATAAACACAAAGCTTGATGATGTATCAGGCTAATTGTTTATACCGTGAAAAGATGGAAGAGTCCATAGATAACAGTGTTAATGTTAAGAACAGGTTTCCAGTCTTCACGCAAGATGTTGAGGCAAACGTTTCCTTCCAAATCAATATTGGGATGATAAACCTAAAAAACAGAATACAAAACATCTTTACATACATAAACAAGTAACATTCCAAGAAGGAGATGAAACTATAAGGATCCAACCTTGGTTTTGCATTTAACTTTAGGAGCTTCGTGTGGATACACAGGAGAAACTTGGAACGTGAAAGCAA encodes:
- the LOC106449313 gene encoding NEDD8-conjugating enzyme Ubc12-like, whose protein sequence is MIGLFKVKEKQREQAQNASRGGGGGASVKKQSAGELRLHKDISELNLPSSCTISFPNVKDDLMNFEVSIKPDDGYYHNGTFAFTFQVSPVYPHEAPKVKCKTKVYHPNIDLEGNVCLNILREDWKPVLNINTVIYGLFHLFTEPKLFETNVRKAMTGGYVGQTFFPSCI